The genomic stretch GAGTCTCGTTTGAGGGGCTTACTTCGGTAGATAACGTGACCGTATCTAACGTGACAGTTGATATAAACGAAATCAATCTGTATTTACACAACGTTACCACAATACGTGATCCGTTGATTTCAGAGATTATTGATTACATTACCGACtttaaaataaaagaacCGCCAGAAATATCAACAGAGCAGGAATTATCTGCCACAGCCAAGTCACCTGCCTACCAGCGGTTCCAAAGTGAgcaaaatttggagaaaGAAGGTAtcgtttcttttgtttgcATCAACCTACTCAAAATCAGCATAGCCAATGAGAATACTTTCATCCTGGGGAATCTTTCCATAAATCAGGAAAATAATATGACATACAAGCTGAGCATCGATTATATGCGATTCGAGGGGAATCATCTACAGGTAAAAacgaaagaaaaacctTTTTTCCAAGGGACATTAACGCCCAAAGAAACTATGTTGGAATTACACTCTCAGATTGATAtaaaaattgaagaagctCAGGCTCCCCCCTTTGTAAAATCCGTTAAATCAACCACAGAattctttgatttcttaAACTTGCAATTTAtttcaaattcaagaaGGCGACACCCGTTCAAGGGCAAGCACAGAGCTACTTCTAAATTACCCAAACCAATGACCTTCAAAGTCAACAGTATTTCAATCACATTAGAATTACCACAGTACAATATATCGGCAGTGTTTGATCCCATGGAATACAGTTCTAAAACTTCGTCACTGCACACAGAAAGATGCTCAATTATAAAGGTCAACAAAGAAAGGATTGACGAAATATTTACTGCACGCGATATATCTTTTGAGTTGTTAAAGAGGAGAATTGAAATAAAAACATTCAAcgaaaatttgaaagattGTAATGTTCACGCAACGAACATTTTAAATATCAAATCTTTTTCCTGTACCAGCACCTTACTAACGATAGAGACGCTGTTCTCCGATTTAAATTCTTTGTTTTTAGTGGTCTTTCCTGAGGAGAAATCTGAATTAGAGGAAAAGAGGTTATCTTGCATGAAAAAGAGTGTGAGACTTCTAGCCTCTTCGCATGTGATTTCTAAGCAACAGTCGATTGCTTCTTTAGTGGTCAAGGTTGAAATGATTAAAGtgaaattgaaggacaTACTTGAAAATGATACATTcggttctttgaaagtgagaTTATCTGATGTTTGTATGTCATTGAGCGAATTGGATGGCAGCTTATTAGCATTTGCCAACTTTCTGGAACTAAACCGAATTGCACCCAAACTTAAAGGCAAACAGACTATTATTAAACGTATTAAAAACAGTGATAACAGGAAACCGGTTTTTCTACTAACATTGAAGTCTGATGAAAAGATTAAGATAAAACTACGAAGTTTGGAGTTGCATTATTACGCAAAATGGCTAGATTTACTTCGGGAGgtgaaagaagaacaactgGCTAACACAGTTAACGTCACGACTGATATAAGTTCTCAAAGTAAGAAAGAGGCCCAAAAGTCATGTGATTTGACATTCATTGATTGCTCTTTGCTACTTCATCCATACCGTCTTAATGCGGGAATTGCAGTAGTTGTGGATCATATGGTTGTAGAGATAATAATGGTACCGAaattaaaaataaaagcaTTTAGTAAGAGTGCGAGTCTCCTGCTTATTGATGACCTCGTTAGTAAGAgggagaaggagaagttcTGCTCTCCGAACGTACCGAATTTCTACGGTCAAATAGGTTTTATCACGATTGGTAGATTAAACGCAATCAGGATACGATTTCAGAAAGAGCAAAACATCTCTGATATTAAAATCAATGTTGATTCCACTGGTCTTTCACTATGTGCCGATTCGCTTTACACCCTTATCCAGGTAGGAATAGATTTGAAATTTCCTGAATCATTCCCAGATGAAGCCAAATATAAGACGCACTTTGATCACGATGTTaatatatttgaaaatgttgatttcagttttttccAAGATTTGATGAAAGAGGAACCAGACAGCACACATTCTATGAGTCTTGATAATGGTATCAATGTTGTCGAGAGTTTCTTTGACGTAAAACACGATAATAGCAAAACTCCACATTTGGTTGACTTGAATAAATCCGATTACAACTCAAGTAATTCTGAAATTGCTGATGCTGGCGTCTTAGCTATCACAGAAGATTACATTGACACCAGAAAAGCAATAACAGTTGCTCATAGCCGAAAGCAGGAAGGTGTACTAAGATCTGACCATAATGAACAAGAGCTCTCGATTCTTCTGAATTTAGAAATTGGAAGAATTGCCATCAAGTTCTTTGATGGCTACGACTGGAAACacacaagaagaacaattTCCAGCACAGTGAATGAAATGGAAATACagaagaacttgaaaaaaaatgatggAACTCCGGATCCAATTCCAGAAACCAACATATTTGAATCTATCTTCATAGAACAGAGACCGAACGTCGATCTGAACCGTCAGATAAATGCCAATATTCAAGGAATACAAGCAACAGAAGCTGTCAAAAATAAGCTAGATCTGTACCCGTCCAAGAATCACAAAGTGTTAATCAACATATCCGACGTGAGGATGACAATCAAGAACTACGAAATAGACCAGCCCACAGAGTCCCAATCAGATGGTTCTACAGACGTCACAACGGAGGGAACTTTGGAAGTGTCGCAGTTTGACGTTGTCGACAACGTTTTAACTTCTTCATGGAACAAGTTTGCTACATTGTTACGACAGGGTAGATGGCCGGTTAATAAACCAATGATCTCTATGAATTTCTCTATGGTGAGACCAGTAGATTATTTACCGGCACTTGAATTGAGGCTGGAGACTGACATGGCACCGTTGCGTTTACACGTGGATCAAGACACTTTGGATTTCCTCATTAGGTTTTCCAAATTCCGGGACCCTCGTTTTGTGTTGATCGACGAGTACCCAGAGACCATTTTCATCCAGAAATTTGCTATTTCGGAAGTCAGAATAAAACTGGATTACAAACCTAAAAAAGTGGACTACGTTGGTTTGAAGTCCGGACATGCTACTGAGTTGATGAATTTTTTCACACTGGATGAGTCAATGATTACTTTAAAGGGTATCCAGTTATACGGTATCAATGGATTCGATGAATTGGATGTCAATCTGAGAGCGATATGGACTCCCGATATTATCAAAAGACAACTCGGCGGTGTGCTGAGTGGGATTACCCCAGTCAAGTCCTTTATCACCTTTGGATCTGGTGTCAAAACGTTTGTCACCGTGCTGATGTCAGATTACCGATCTGATGGTCATTTGAAAGATACAATAAAGCAACAGGGCAATATATTTTTAAAAACCTCAACTGGCGAGTTTATCAAACTTGGCGTAAGGGTAGCCTCTGGTACTCAAAATATCTTAGAATCCGCCGAAAGGTATTTGACAGACGGCGAAAGGGTCCAGCACGACTTCACTGAGCAGGATATCCTGGATCTGAACAACATTCTAAATGAGGATCAGTTAGTCGGGAGAGGAAATCCACGTGTGCATGATCGGGACCCGAGTGCCGTCGTTATCGACGCGTCAGGTCTAGACCGGGACGGCAATCCTGCCAATGGATCCACGGATGCCGCGAAAGTTGTTAGTTTATATTCACAACAACCTCTTGATATCCACCACGGTTTGGAGGATGCGTACCACTCGCTGGAGAAGCACATTCAAGTTGCGTACAATTCTGTATGGAACCCGAGTGGTAGACGGCTCGATGGTAATGGCACAGCGACTGCAGCTGCAGTGTCTGTTGCGAGGGTCGCTCCTATCGCTATCATTCGTCCCCTGATTGGCGCCACAGAGGCGATCTCCAAGACTTTACAAGGGGTGGTCAACCAGTTCGATAAGGAGCATATAAATGAGGTGAACGATAAGTACAGATGAACAAATTTCGCTACCATTTTCCTCTCTTTCATAATTTTAGCTTAAAACCTGTAGCATTtacttatatatacgtaCACAGTAAGGCACATATGTGCGCGGGTCATtatatttctttcttgttATTGTTGAACTTACTTTGGAGTGTCGTTTGGCTTGGTAACTGGCCAAGAGtactttctcttttccaAGTCGATATAGTACTTGTGGTTTGCCAAGTAGTTCATTAGGCCCTTTGGACCTCTGGAGCCGTAAGGGTAGATCTCTGGCTGTGGAGCGTTTGGACCTTCCAAGTACTCCAAGAGTGGAGTGAACAAGGACCAAGAGACGTCCAATTCGTCGTCTCTGACGAAATTGGAGTGGTCTCCCATTAGAGCGTCTCTTATCAAGACCTCGTAGGCTTCTGGGATCCAGAAGTTCTGGTACCTCTTTGAGTAAGTCAAGTCCAAGTCTGTGACTTGGGTTTCCTTGGACAACCCAGGGACCTTTGCGTTGAACTTGACGTATACGGCCTCGTTTGGTTGGATTCTGATGATCAGTTCGTTGTTTGGGATGTCTGCGAAGACACCTGAGGCGACGCTCTTGAATTGCATTCTGATTTCGACTTTCCCCTCGTTCAAAGCTTTACCCGCTCTCATGACGACTGGGACACCTTCCCAACGTTCGTTCTGGATCTTGAAAGCCATGGACGCGAAAGTGATACACTTGCTTCCTGGTTTAACGGTTTCGTCATCCAAGTAAGCAGGTTTAGTACCGTCCTCTGATTTCCCGTACTGGCCGATCAAGATATCGTCGAGGTCAATTGGAGCCATACATTTCAAAACCTTAACTTTTTCGTCTCTGACGGATTCTGGGTCAAAAGAGGCAGGTCTCTCCATGGTCAACAAAGTCAATACTTGCAACAGATGGTTTTGCATGACGTCTCTGATGATCCCGATGTTGTCGAAGTACCCACCACGGCCCTCAGTCCCGAATGGTTCCTTGAACGAGATCTGGATACTCTGAACGGACTCTTTGTTCCAAGTAGAGTTCAAGAACGTGTTACCGAACCTCAAAACGAGCAAGTTCTTGACAAGCTCTTTGCCCAAGTAGTGGTCGATTCTGAagatctcctcctccttgaACAATGGGGCCAGACTGGCCTGCAAAGCTCTAGCACTGGCCAAGTCGTGCCCGAATGGCTTCTCAACAATGACCCTCGTCTTCCCCGTCTTTGAGTAAACGAGTTCCTTAATCTTCTGAGCGACACTCAAGAACACAGAGGGTGGCAGCGCAAAATAGAACAGTCTGTGAGGCTCATCGATCCAGCTTCTTGCCTCGACGGCCTCAATggccttcttcaacttcaagtaCCCCTCATCCTTATCGTAAGCACCGTGCACGTACTCCACCATTTCGAAGAACGCCTCTACTTTCTCAGAAGTCGCATTCTTCAAGTGTGGCACGATCCTGGCCTTCAAATCTTCCTTTGTCAGTTCAGACCTGGCGTACCCGAAGATCTTGGTGCTTGGGTCCAAGTACCCCTCTCTGAACAGACCGAACAACGCTGGGAaagtcttcttcttggcaaGATCACCGGAGGCACCGAACACGGTGATGACCGTGTCCTTATCGAATTTTGTAGGGGAAGCAGCGGAGGACATTTTGGATAGTTGTACGTTTTCTGTGTGGAGAGAACGATGCAGAGCGCAATGGCCAAACAGACAGACGAACCAGCAGAACCACAAGTGTACCATAATAGTCTCCTTCCCCAGCAGGTTTATATAATCATGCAATCGCAAATTCTTCGAGGAGAGTAAGGAGTTGTCCTCTGAAGGCACCGCGGGCGCTGTTTCCTAAAGGGGTAACACGGCGGGGCCAAGCAAAAAGGGGTTGTCGTTTTCGACGGCAAAATCTGGATTTTTTAGGGGTCGGTCACGTGCACCCCTATTTTTTGTGGCGGGCGGCGTTAGGCGGTGTTATATCTGGGTGTGTGGGTGGCTAGGGTTTGGTTTTTGGGGCTGGGTTTTTTAGGGTTTGCCTGGGTGGCGTCTGCTCAGAAGTGATTCATCACTCGCACTTTCATCGGCCAGAGAGTGCCTTGTATCGTTGTATATATCATGTGGCGAATTGGATTTAGACTCCCAGACCCAGAATGTTTGTGTTCTACACATCATTGTCTACAAACGTTATGCTATTATATACACAGACTATATCATCACCTCTACAATCCGTAGAATTCCGCATGCACGAATTTTCCAATCGGCACACCACGTGATATGTCGTTTTTATGGTGGAATCTCTGCGGGGTTCGCACCATTTCTACCCAGTGTCCCCCTCACCACGTATTCCCAACGGTAACAAGGTCtcgttgctgctgctgctgctgcgggtCCAGTTGCAAGAACTCGTAGTGCAGCGGAGGGGTAGCGGGTACAGCGAGCCGCGAGTCCAATGGGTCCACGCTGGAAAGCTCCGCATGGTAGCGCCGCTCAAACTGCGCAGTGAGTTCCTCACGTTGCCGGCGGCTTTGCGCATCGTTCACTAGTCCACCACCGTTGATAGCACCGCCTGGAGAGGCGTTCACCTCGATGAAGTCTGTCTCGTAGGGCCTGGCaaagctgctgctgctgctgctagGCGAGGTGGTGATTGCATTCACACGCCGCTTACGTAGCGATTGAACTCTTCTCTGCGGATGCGGGTGGGCACGCTGCGAAAGATGCCGCACCATGTTCTGGATGTTACGGAAACCTGAAAGCTCAGTAGCAGAGGCCAGCGTGGCCCCACCAGCGTGTGGGTCTGTGACCAATCGGAATTCGCGGATGTACTTGTTACGGCCCGGGAGTTCCAAAATACATGAGCCCGGGTATAGCTGCTGTTGCGCTCGTATGTACTGGTACGCGTACCCTCCGGAACTGTTCCCCTCGTTGGAACTCCAACTGATCTCCGCAGAGAGTGTGGGCGGGCATGCAGCAGTGTACAGTGACGTCTCTTGCGTGCGGAATTGCACGAAGTCTGTGTCCGTCTCAGCAAACAGACTTAGAAGTTCGCGTGGTGTGATCACACAGTCTACCTCGGCCTCACATTCCGTGCGTGATGCTTCCAGTTTTTTGTCAAACACAGCCTGGATCGTTAAATGGTACAGTTCAGGCCCCGTGGCGGCTTTCAAGAGATGTCCCGTCGTTTGCTGCGGCGATTTCACGTTCACAAGCAGAGGTACAAGCTCGTTCTTTGTCTTCTCAGTGTATATCGTGAAACCAGGGTCAATAGCGGATAGGCAGGGGGCTGCCCCCTCCTGTTGTGCCTTCCATTGCCGTACCGCTTCGATGGTCCGGTGTAAAGAGATTATCCGGCCGTACTCGATCCCGACCACGTACTGAGCACCGAACCGCTGCTGGAATACATTGATGAGGCACAGGTCAAACTCCTGAACTGTCATCCCGTAGTGCGTCGCCAGTGAGACCCTGCACTGCGGTGCAATGCTCACCGCGAGTGGGCGCGAGGTGTCCCTCTTCAGGAACACGTCGTGACTCTGCCTCTGCAACATGATCTCCTCGCTCGATGTGATGCACCCAGAACACGCCAAACAATCGGACAGAGTGATACTCACTTTAGAAACGGCCTCGCTCTCCTTCTCAACGACGTACTCCCCATTAGGGTCCACCCCAGAGGGCTCGTGCGTCACCTCTGTCGTCTTAGTGCATGCAAGCTCAGGGCTGATAAAATCGTTCAAGTCCTCCTCAGACAGAAGCGTCGACATCCTTCACCGAGCTTCCCGTCGAGCAGAAGAACGATCAAGCAAGCGACACCCATATTATTGCAGCCGCACAATATATACAGTGCACTTCGCTTAGTTAATCGAAGCCATCTCGACGTcgtcttttctttttctgtcACATTTAGTAATCAATTCAATGGACCCTCGATATAGCAGCAACAGTAGTGTTGTCCCATAGGAAACGATGGTACCGTTCTGGAGACACATTGCCCGCTCACAGTCTAGAACAATGTCGTCTCTCAATGTAGCTGCTCTATCGAAATGGAATTCAGCGTTGGGCAACGACCCAACGCACAACCTCGCGAGTACCGTCCTCAAGAACTACAACGCGGACGATGCACTGCTCGACAAAACCCGTCTTACGCAGCAGGACAACCGCGTGTTCAACACAAAGATCTCTGCGGATACGGCGCCCGTGACAAACCAGCGTGCCTCCGGGCGGTGCTGGCTGTTTGCCGCAACGAACGAGCTGCGAATCCCCGTCATGAAGCAactgaacttgaaggagttcgAACTGTCACAGGCGTACCTGTTCTTTTACGACAAGCTCGAGAAGGCCAATTACTTTTTGGACCAGGTCGTCCAATCTAGGGATGAACCCGTCGAGTCCAGGCTCGTGCAGTACCTGTTGACCTCCCCCACGGAGGACGGTGGACAGTATTCGATGTTCCTCAACATTGTGAAGAAGTACGGCCTGATTCCAAAGGACTTGTACGGTGACCAAGCGTTCTCAACAACTGCATCTAGAAAGTGGAACGCACTGTTGACAACCAAGTTGAGAGAGTTTGCGCAGCAATTGAGACAGTGCGATGTTGCGGATCTGCCCCAGATGAGAGAGCAGATGCAAAaggatatcttcaagttgatcACTTTGTTCATGGATTTACCCCCAGTCGGGCCTaacaacactttcaaatGGGAGTACCAGGACAAGGACAAAAACACACACTCCATCGAATGCACCCCTCTGCAATTTGCCACAGATTACTGTCAGTTGAGCCTACAACCACCACCTGTCTCGCTAATCAACGACCCAAGACACCCCTACGGTGAACTGATCAAGATTGACAAGTTAGGTAACGTTATCGGCGGCGACGACGTCCTGTACTTGAACGTCGACAACGAAACGCTTTCGAAGCTTGTTGCCAAGCGTCTGTCCAAGGATAAACCCGTGTTCTTTGGCTCACACACCCCAAAGTACATGGATAAGAAGTTCGGGGTCATGGATGTTCAATTGTGGAACTACAAGGCAGTCGGATACAATTTGACCCAATCGAAGGCGGACCGGATCAAGTACGGTGAGTCGTTGATGACTCACGCAATGCTGATCACGGGGTGTCACGTCCCGGAGGGCGAACAGGTCCCAGTGCGGTACCGCGTCGAAAACTCATGGGGGAAGGACTCCGGTAAGGACGGCTTGTACGTCATGACGCAAGAGTACTTCGAGGAATACTGTTTCCAAATCGTGGTTGATTTCGAAGATCTTCCTCAAGAACTCGCGGATATCTACAAGAGCGACAAAGCCGCTAACCCTATAGTCCTACCTATCTGGGACCCAATGGGTGCTCTAGCCGAGTAGTGTGATGCAGAAATGCGAGACACAAGGTATAAGAAAGACATCAATAATCTGTACATATAGATATATAAAAACTACTAAAGCGCTATACTCTTGTTATCTGTTCAACACACTCTCAGTTCATGGTACACGCTTCTTAACGTACAGCAACTCGTCTCTGACCTGTAATAGAAGAAACGTGCaaaagaagtgaaaaataatattgTAGTGTTTCAGATGGATTTACAAGACGCATTGGCTATTTTGGCAGTGAGATTGACACACATTCCACATTCCTGGGACTCGATAAACCACGACAGTACTTCCG from Huiozyma naganishii CBS 8797 chromosome 6, complete genome encodes the following:
- the ATG2 gene encoding Atg2p (similar to Saccharomyces cerevisiae ATG2 (YNL242W); ancestral locus Anc_2.1), producing MGLWLPQSIQRKVLLHFLQQISIFSDLDTSNLDVSLGSNSKFSFKDINLHVDELNLPNAEVKSGAITQLDLQLAVSGGLDVLGTGLHFVVQLSPDGGNDDEAEEEIMFSLGKSIQNLASTVIQFTDDETREILFNDDVEESSSGSSGTEQDPLQPPHGGPENQKVSTLTSMRNRVLNVILGKLTIVLKNITFTLLDSNDCEKFEFFIEKVTVLTRENGIRQISMTNLQLHSVDTNNSDGASHQDESAEVAMTESIYYSKVEGTSLYLSAIETPLEQTFENEDFKLEGKNENKNKTTLVHTDYLRVSFEGLTSVDNVTVSNVTVDINEINLYLHNVTTIRDPLISEIIDYITDFKIKEPPEISTEQELSATAKSPAYQRFQSEQNLEKEGIVSFVCINLLKISIANENTFILGNLSINQENNMTYKLSIDYMRFEGNHLQVKTKEKPFFQGTLTPKETMLELHSQIDIKIEEAQAPPFVKSVKSTTEFFDFLNLQFISNSRRRHPFKGKHRATSKLPKPMTFKVNSISITLELPQYNISAVFDPMEYSSKTSSLHTERCSIIKVNKERIDEIFTARDISFELLKRRIEIKTFNENLKDCNVHATNILNIKSFSCTSTLLTIETLFSDLNSLFLVVFPEEKSELEEKRLSCMKKSVRLLASSHVISKQQSIASLVVKVEMIKVKLKDILENDTFGSLKVRLSDVCMSLSELDGSLLAFANFLELNRIAPKLKGKQTIIKRIKNSDNRKPVFLLTLKSDEKIKIKLRSLELHYYAKWLDLLREVKEEQLANTVNVTTDISSQSKKEAQKSCDLTFIDCSLLLHPYRLNAGIAVVVDHMVVEIIMVPKLKIKAFSKSASLLLIDDLVSKREKEKFCSPNVPNFYGQIGFITIGRLNAIRIRFQKEQNISDIKINVDSTGLSLCADSLYTLIQVGIDLKFPESFPDEAKYKTHFDHDVNIFENVDFSFFQDLMKEEPDSTHSMSLDNGINVVESFFDVKHDNSKTPHLVDLNKSDYNSSNSEIADAGVLAITEDYIDTRKAITVAHSRKQEGVLRSDHNEQELSILLNLEIGRIAIKFFDGYDWKHTRRTISSTVNEMEIQKNLKKNDGTPDPIPETNIFESIFIEQRPNVDLNRQINANIQGIQATEAVKNKLDLYPSKNHKVLINISDVRMTIKNYEIDQPTESQSDGSTDVTTEGTLEVSQFDVVDNVLTSSWNKFATLLRQGRWPVNKPMISMNFSMVRPVDYLPALELRLETDMAPLRLHVDQDTLDFLIRFSKFRDPRFVLIDEYPETIFIQKFAISEVRIKLDYKPKKVDYVGLKSGHATELMNFFTLDESMITLKGIQLYGINGFDELDVNLRAIWTPDIIKRQLGGVLSGITPVKSFITFGSGVKTFVTVLMSDYRSDGHLKDTIKQQGNIFLKTSTGEFIKLGVRVASGTQNILESAERYLTDGERVQHDFTEQDILDLNNILNEDQLVGRGNPRVHDRDPSAVVIDASGLDRDGNPANGSTDAAKVVSLYSQQPLDIHHGLEDAYHSLEKHIQVAYNSVWNPSGRRLDGNGTATAAAVSVARVAPIAIIRPLIGATEAISKTLQGVVNQFDKEHINEVNDKYR
- the ZWF1 gene encoding glucose-6-phosphate dehydrogenase (similar to Saccharomyces cerevisiae ZWF1 (YNL241C); ancestral locus Anc_2.3), whose translation is MSSAASPTKFDKDTVITVFGASGDLAKKKTFPALFGLFREGYLDPSTKIFGYARSELTKEDLKARIVPHLKNATSEKVEAFFEMVEYVHGAYDKDEGYLKLKKAIEAVEARSWIDEPHRLFYFALPPSVFLSVAQKIKELVYSKTGKTRVIVEKPFGHDLASARALQASLAPLFKEEEIFRIDHYLGKELVKNLLVLRFGNTFLNSTWNKESVQSIQISFKEPFGTEGRGGYFDNIGIIRDVMQNHLLQVLTLLTMERPASFDPESVRDEKVKVLKCMAPIDLDDILIGQYGKSEDGTKPAYLDDETVKPGSKCITFASMAFKIQNERWEGVPVVMRAGKALNEGKVEIRMQFKSVASGVFADIPNNELIIRIQPNEAVYVKFNAKVPGLSKETQVTDLDLTYSKRYQNFWIPEAYEVLIRDALMGDHSNFVRDDELDVSWSLFTPLLEYLEGPNAPQPEIYPYGSRGPKGLMNYLANHKYYIDLEKRKYSWPVTKPNDTPK
- the NAR1 gene encoding iron-sulfur cluster assembly protein NAR1 (similar to Saccharomyces cerevisiae NAR1 (YNL240C); ancestral locus Anc_2.4) is translated as MSTLLSEEDLNDFISPELACTKTTEVTHEPSGVDPNGEYVVEKESEAVSKVSITLSDCLACSGCITSSEEIMLQRQSHDVFLKRDTSRPLAVSIAPQCRVSLATHYGMTVQEFDLCLINVFQQRFGAQYVVGIEYGRIISLHRTIEAVRQWKAQQEGAAPCLSAIDPGFTIYTEKTKNELVPLLVNVKSPQQTTGHLLKAATGPELYHLTIQAVFDKKLEASRTECEAEVDCVITPRELLSLFAETDTDFVQFRTQETSLYTAACPPTLSAEISWSSNEGNSSGGYAYQYIRAQQQLYPGSCILELPGRNKYIREFRLVTDPHAGGATLASATELSGFRNIQNMVRHLSQRAHPHPQRRVQSLRKRRVNAITTSPSSSSSSFARPYETDFIEVNASPGGAINGGGLVNDAQSRRQREELTAQFERRYHAELSSVDPLDSRLAVPATPPLHYEFLQLDPQQQQQQRDLVTVGNTW
- the LAP3 gene encoding bleomycin hydrolase (similar to Saccharomyces cerevisiae LAP3 (YNL239W); ancestral locus Anc_2.5); translation: MSSLNVAALSKWNSALGNDPTHNLASTVLKNYNADDALLDKTRLTQQDNRVFNTKISADTAPVTNQRASGRCWLFAATNELRIPVMKQLNLKEFELSQAYLFFYDKLEKANYFLDQVVQSRDEPVESRLVQYLLTSPTEDGGQYSMFLNIVKKYGLIPKDLYGDQAFSTTASRKWNALLTTKLREFAQQLRQCDVADLPQMREQMQKDIFKLITLFMDLPPVGPNNTFKWEYQDKDKNTHSIECTPLQFATDYCQLSLQPPPVSLINDPRHPYGELIKIDKLGNVIGGDDVLYLNVDNETLSKLVAKRLSKDKPVFFGSHTPKYMDKKFGVMDVQLWNYKAVGYNLTQSKADRIKYGESLMTHAMLITGCHVPEGEQVPVRYRVENSWGKDSGKDGLYVMTQEYFEEYCFQIVVDFEDLPQELADIYKSDKAANPIVLPIWDPMGALAE